The Myxococcota bacterium genome has a segment encoding these proteins:
- a CDS encoding transglutaminase-like domain-containing protein produces MLPDEPPSARPYDPRGEARRQFAAAVALPEPEIDVARAALWLAAEADPRAEVDRHLERLDALGEAARAGVEAAADAAEAVAHLNHVLFERERFRGNEHDYYDPRNSFLGDVLDRRRGIPITLSIVYVEVARRAGLEAHGVGFPGHFLAKVVDRDGGAIVVDAFHGRVLTRDACAERLRGALGPQAVLADEHLAAASAHQTLRRMLTNLKQIHLQRRQLDAALACVDRILLLAPDDALELRDRGLLYQALECFAPAIDDLERFLALAPGDASAPRVERVLAQLRERAPKLH; encoded by the coding sequence ATGCTGCCGGATGAGCCGCCGAGCGCACGCCCCTACGACCCGCGCGGCGAGGCGCGGCGCCAGTTCGCCGCCGCCGTCGCGCTGCCCGAGCCCGAGATCGACGTCGCGCGCGCCGCGCTCTGGCTCGCGGCCGAGGCCGACCCGCGCGCCGAGGTCGACCGCCACCTCGAGCGGCTCGACGCGCTCGGCGAAGCCGCGCGCGCGGGCGTCGAGGCGGCCGCCGACGCCGCGGAGGCGGTCGCCCACCTGAACCACGTGCTCTTCGAGCGCGAGCGCTTCCGCGGCAACGAGCACGACTACTACGACCCGCGCAACAGCTTCCTCGGCGACGTGCTCGACCGCCGCCGCGGCATCCCGATCACGCTCTCGATCGTGTACGTCGAGGTCGCGCGGCGCGCGGGGCTCGAGGCGCACGGCGTCGGCTTCCCCGGCCACTTCCTCGCGAAGGTCGTCGACCGCGACGGCGGCGCGATCGTCGTCGACGCCTTCCACGGCCGTGTGCTGACGCGCGATGCCTGCGCCGAGCGGCTGCGCGGCGCGCTCGGTCCGCAGGCCGTGCTCGCCGACGAGCACCTCGCCGCGGCGAGCGCACACCAGACGCTGCGCCGCATGCTCACGAACCTGAAGCAGATCCACCTGCAGCGACGCCAGCTCGACGCGGCGCTCGCGTGCGTCGACCGCATCCTGCTGCTCGCGCCGGACGACGCGCTCGAGCTGCGCGACCGCGGCCTGCTCTACCAGGCGCTCGAGTGCTTCGCGCCGGCGATCGACGACCTCGAGCGCTTCCTCGCGCTCGCGCCCGGCGACGCGAGCGCGCCGCGCGTCGAGCGCGTGCTCGCACAGCTTCGCGAGCGCGCCCCGAAGCTGCACTGA